From a single Candidatus Methanoperedens sp. genomic region:
- a CDS encoding NAD-dependent epimerase/dehydratase family protein encodes MTKIIVTGGAGFIGSHLVDRLLSLGNEVTVIDNLSSGRREFLDAHISDSNFKFIKLDLLGTGKLTKAMHGADVIYHLAANPDVRLGAENTRIHLEQNIIATYNVLEAMRINEQQNIVFTSTSTVYGEASIIPTPEEYGPLIPISLYGASKLACEALITSYCGSFDMKSWIFRFANIVGERSTHGIIIDFINKLKDKPEFLEILGNGKQRKSYLHVSDCVDAILSALENSDGMANIFNIGSNDTITSTEIGRIVVEEMGLKNVTFTYTGGKRGWKGDVPRMLLSIEKLQKLGWQPVHDSKSSVVAAVRSTLGIQ; translated from the coding sequence ATGACAAAAATAATAGTCACGGGAGGAGCAGGTTTCATTGGAAGTCATTTAGTTGACAGACTGCTTTCTTTGGGCAATGAAGTAACAGTTATTGATAATTTAAGCTCCGGGAGAAGGGAATTTCTTGATGCTCATATCTCTGATAGTAATTTTAAATTTATTAAGCTAGACCTGCTTGGGACAGGAAAACTTACAAAAGCAATGCATGGCGCTGATGTTATATATCATCTGGCAGCCAATCCCGATGTTAGACTGGGTGCCGAGAATACAAGAATCCATCTTGAGCAGAATATAATCGCGACTTATAACGTGCTTGAAGCCATGCGGATAAACGAGCAGCAGAATATCGTTTTCACATCCACCTCTACCGTATATGGCGAAGCATCAATCATCCCCACGCCTGAAGAGTACGGACCATTAATCCCGATTTCCTTATATGGCGCCTCAAAACTTGCATGCGAGGCGCTTATAACTTCATACTGCGGGAGTTTTGATATGAAGTCATGGATTTTCCGCTTTGCGAATATCGTGGGTGAGCGCAGCACGCATGGGATTATAATTGATTTTATAAACAAGTTAAAAGATAAGCCCGAATTTCTTGAAATCCTTGGGAACGGGAAGCAGCGCAAATCGTATCTTCATGTTTCAGACTGCGTGGATGCAATATTGTCTGCTCTGGAAAATAGCGATGGAATGGCAAATATTTTCAATATAGGTTCAAACGATACCATAACTTCGACTGAGATTGGCAGGATAGTGGTTGAAGAGATGGGATTAAAAAACGTTACATTCACGTACACGGGCGGGAAGCGCGGGTGGAAAGGGGATGTGCCCAGGATGCTGCTTTCTATCGAGAAGTTACAAAAACTCGGGTGGCAGCCGGTTCACGATTCGAAAAGCAGTGTGGTTGCTGCAGTTAGAAGTACATTAGGGATTCAATAA
- a CDS encoding DUF531 domain-containing protein: MLTLGIVNTYDKIKLHEAHYRSIARAAPAAYAFGFGLALFDYPFKMRAEELVSFVKDKTTIGESGKYLEELFKSGRFFVFELPEKGFQPQFGAVVVTTSHPEKQKELRLRALADLINKKKSFLFLIGLGHRGLPEELFELAQYHLDITSKGVSLETCTAVGAVPAIISAYAESMNRQE; the protein is encoded by the coding sequence ATGCTGACGCTTGGAATCGTGAACACCTATGATAAAATAAAGCTCCATGAGGCGCATTACAGAAGTATTGCAAGAGCTGCGCCGGCTGCATACGCTTTCGGGTTCGGTCTCGCTTTATTCGATTATCCTTTCAAAATGCGCGCAGAAGAACTTGTGAGCTTTGTGAAGGATAAAACCACCATCGGTGAGTCGGGGAAGTATCTTGAAGAGTTATTCAAATCCGGGAGGTTTTTCGTTTTTGAACTTCCGGAAAAAGGATTCCAGCCGCAGTTCGGCGCGGTGGTGGTGACCACTTCCCATCCTGAAAAACAAAAAGAGCTTCGTCTTCGGGCACTTGCGGATTTGATAAATAAAAAGAAATCTTTTCTTTTCCTTATAGGACTGGGGCATAGAGGGCTTCCAGAGGAGTTATTTGAGCTTGCACAGTACCATCTCGATATAACCTCGAAGGGTGTTTCGCTTGAGACCTGCACCGCTGTTGGGGCTGTGCCTGCGATTATTTCTGCATACGCCGAAAGTATGAATAGGCAAGAATAA
- the speA gene encoding biosynthetic arginine decarboxylase, protein MWKVEDSIELYGIERWGNGFFSFNKNGNLIVKPTRNDAQVIDLKNVVDALVSKKINFPILFRFPQILEAQIKALNGAFSNSISEYKYNGSYQGMFPMKVNQRKEVIEEIVKSGKKYNMGLEVGTKAELLAALSFEFSPDALVICNGFKDDEYLRLALNAIKLGNKMAIVIDEFNETKRLLEISKQMGVKPLIGIRAKLYSKGSGKWVESGGESAKFGLTTTEILECIKTIEEYGMLEQLQMLHFHIGSQITEIRRIQKAVKEAARVYAKIKLKHINIKYFNIGGGLGLDYDGSKTSSDASANYTMQEYANNVVYSLKDVCDEENVSHPVILSESGRAISAYHSVLVINVKGSKNGNTNKQVELRGNEPHIIKELYDGYKEINIKNYEEYYHDALLHREELLSLFNLGELDLEDKSKGEILFWQTCEKAVLFAKETGNKSDDFEDLNKLLSKKYIGNFSVFQSVPDFWAIKQLFPIVPVSRANEKPTEYGTIVDITCDSDGEIDKFVDLKDVKEILELHELNNGSYYLSVLMIGAYQDTIGDYHNLFGAANEAHIIVDDSGEWHIKQIVNGDRNCDVLGYVKYNNSYLLEAFEDDVNQALRENRLSKADAEDILNNYKNVMNRYTYLDL, encoded by the coding sequence ATGTGGAAAGTCGAAGATTCTATTGAACTCTACGGTATCGAGCGCTGGGGTAACGGATTTTTTTCTTTCAATAAAAATGGAAATCTGATTGTCAAACCAACAAGAAACGATGCACAGGTCATAGACCTTAAAAATGTCGTGGATGCTCTTGTATCCAAAAAAATAAATTTTCCTATACTGTTCAGGTTCCCGCAAATCCTTGAAGCCCAGATAAAGGCATTGAACGGGGCATTTTCCAATTCGATTTCAGAGTACAAATACAACGGCAGCTATCAGGGTATGTTCCCCATGAAGGTGAACCAGAGAAAGGAAGTGATAGAGGAAATCGTAAAATCAGGCAAGAAATACAACATGGGTCTCGAAGTGGGAACAAAGGCGGAACTGCTTGCTGCCCTATCATTTGAGTTCAGTCCAGATGCCCTTGTAATCTGCAACGGTTTCAAGGATGATGAATACCTGAGGCTGGCGCTGAACGCCATCAAGCTGGGGAACAAGATGGCTATAGTCATTGACGAATTCAACGAGACAAAACGGTTGCTTGAAATTTCAAAACAGATGGGCGTTAAGCCACTCATCGGCATAAGGGCAAAACTTTACTCAAAAGGCAGCGGGAAATGGGTGGAATCTGGAGGAGAATCAGCAAAGTTCGGTCTTACAACCACAGAGATACTGGAATGCATCAAGACAATTGAAGAGTATGGTATGCTTGAGCAGCTGCAGATGCTTCATTTTCATATAGGTTCCCAGATTACAGAGATACGAAGAATCCAGAAGGCTGTAAAAGAAGCAGCAAGGGTGTACGCAAAAATAAAATTAAAGCACATAAACATCAAATACTTCAACATTGGCGGAGGACTTGGACTGGATTACGACGGCAGCAAGACGTCCTCGGATGCAAGCGCCAATTATACGATGCAGGAGTATGCCAACAACGTTGTTTACTCGTTAAAAGACGTATGCGATGAGGAAAATGTTTCTCACCCGGTTATTTTATCAGAAAGCGGACGAGCGATTTCCGCATACCACTCCGTGCTGGTCATCAACGTTAAAGGAAGTAAGAACGGCAACACCAATAAACAGGTTGAGCTGCGGGGAAATGAACCCCATATAATAAAGGAACTCTACGACGGATATAAGGAAATAAACATTAAAAACTATGAAGAGTATTATCACGATGCTCTGCTGCATCGTGAAGAACTTCTTTCGCTCTTCAATCTCGGCGAACTCGATCTTGAGGATAAGTCAAAAGGAGAAATTCTTTTCTGGCAGACGTGCGAAAAGGCAGTACTTTTTGCCAAGGAAACAGGCAATAAATCCGATGATTTCGAAGATCTGAATAAACTGTTATCTAAAAAATATATCGGCAATTTTTCAGTTTTCCAGTCAGTTCCTGATTTCTGGGCTATAAAACAGTTGTTCCCGATCGTGCCTGTGAGCAGGGCCAATGAGAAGCCCACTGAATACGGCACCATAGTGGACATAACATGCGACTCGGACGGCGAGATCGACAAATTCGTGGACTTAAAAGATGTCAAGGAAATTCTTGAACTCCATGAATTGAACAACGGCTCTTATTATTTATCTGTCCTGATGATAGGCGCATACCAGGATACCATCGGCGACTATCATAATCTATTCGGGGCAGCAAACGAGGCGCATATCATAGTGGATGACAGCGGGGAATGGCATATAAAACAGATCGTCAACGGGGACAGGAACTGCGATGTCCTGGGTTACGTCAAATATAACAATAGTTATCTTCTTGAAGCATTTGAAGATGATGTGAACCAGGCGCTTCGTGAGAATAGACTGTCCAAAGCAGATGCGGAGGATATACTGAATAATTATAAAAACGTCATGAACAGGTACACGTATCTGGATTTATAA
- a CDS encoding tyrosine-type recombinase/integrase, which produces MGKSTTIFKYFDVVYLIARVRWQNPYPHRQRPSEEARSSPWGGFLQIVKCSRGLLFNSYSILSCLARSAGAGTRTELWRNQMNLNDFIKDCESRGLTRHTIQTYSCNLKVFLSRVRDPLKVDTNILRDFLDYLKKMDYIRGTVNLKGVCSQTINAYFAAISTYYDFLIYSGNMTSNPVLPFRKRYLMKNKRQYNGENSRQLISIAQMKQLINQDMPIQHKLILLLLAKTGVRRGELLSIDIHDIIAPIKKEIVLKAKAKRTNRLILFDDETAEVLKVYLKWREPRAKCPALLISPYGKRMKKTTPNDIVAFYGQKVGLHDPHGPLNRKLTPHAFRHWFTTHLRKAGMPREFIQELRGDSRNQTIDIYDHLDMSEIREAYNDCMPSLIEGTVTLHVRDALPQKINTLSFITRIRLFEESTATFGETTIGVLSILKETSGGMTPIQITRQIKKPYDAVRNTAARQVKAGRLSRDEAGKYSITPKGIETLGIILNKFEINKNIEVKKPEIDRNKQLLDYIIQSHPELVNDFFNEIQPQK; this is translated from the coding sequence GTGGGAAAAAGTACCACAATTTTTAAATACTTTGACGTTGTGTATTTGATTGCGCGGGTAAGGTGGCAAAACCCATACCCGCATAGGCAAAGACCCTCCGAAGAGGCCAGAAGCAGCCCGTGGGGTGGATTCCTGCAAATAGTAAAATGTTCTCGCGGGCTGCTCTTCAATTCCTATTCGATTCTGTCCTGCCTGGCAAGATCTGCAGGAGCTGGGACCCGGACAGAATTATGGAGAAATCAAATGAACCTAAACGATTTCATAAAAGACTGTGAATCGCGAGGCTTAACACGACACACGATACAAACGTATTCATGTAATTTAAAAGTCTTCCTCAGTCGTGTTCGCGACCCTCTAAAAGTTGATACTAATATCCTCCGTGATTTCCTCGATTACCTCAAAAAAATGGACTACATCCGGGGCACTGTCAATTTAAAAGGTGTATGCAGTCAGACGATAAACGCTTACTTCGCGGCGATCTCAACCTACTATGATTTTCTCATCTATTCCGGCAATATGACCAGCAACCCGGTACTGCCCTTTAGGAAACGTTATTTGATGAAAAATAAAAGGCAGTACAACGGCGAGAACTCCCGGCAGTTGATAAGTATAGCCCAGATGAAGCAGCTGATCAACCAGGACATGCCCATACAGCATAAACTTATATTATTGCTTCTGGCAAAAACAGGGGTAAGGCGCGGTGAATTGCTCTCAATAGATATACATGATATTATAGCCCCCATCAAAAAAGAGATTGTTTTAAAAGCGAAAGCAAAGCGCACAAACCGGTTAATACTATTTGACGATGAGACCGCTGAGGTCCTGAAAGTATATCTTAAATGGAGAGAACCGAGAGCCAAATGCCCGGCTCTATTGATTTCACCATACGGAAAACGGATGAAAAAAACCACTCCCAATGATATTGTTGCGTTTTATGGGCAGAAGGTTGGCCTGCATGATCCGCATGGTCCCTTAAACCGAAAACTCACTCCACACGCATTCAGACATTGGTTTACTACCCATCTACGAAAAGCCGGAATGCCGCGAGAGTTCATCCAAGAGCTCAGGGGCGATAGCCGGAATCAAACTATAGACATTTACGACCATTTAGACATGAGCGAGATCAGGGAAGCCTATAATGACTGTATGCCTTCACTTATAGAGGGTACTGTAACGCTTCATGTACGCGATGCCCTGCCGCAGAAGATAAACACCCTTTCATTCATAACAAGAATAAGGCTTTTTGAAGAATCCACGGCCACATTCGGAGAGACTACCATCGGAGTACTTTCAATATTGAAAGAGACCTCCGGTGGTATGACTCCTATTCAAATTACCAGGCAAATTAAAAAACCCTACGATGCAGTAAGAAATACCGCGGCACGTCAGGTCAAAGCAGGGCGGTTATCCAGAGACGAAGCCGGCAAATATTCCATAACCCCAAAGGGAATTGAGACACTTGGTATAATCCTCAACAAATTTGAGATCAATAAAAATATCGAGGTTAAGAAGCCCGAAATCGATAGGAATAAACAGCTTCTTGATTATATAATTCAAAGTCATCCCGAATTAGTGAATGATTTCTTTAATGAGATTCAACCGCAGAAATAA